The DNA sequence AATAATCTAAGCGAAATCATGAAAATGTCTGAAAAATCATTCCAAGAATGGGATAATGAAGAGGATGAAATCTATAATGATCTATAAAAAATGGGACATCATCTTAGTGCCTTTCCCTTTTACAGATTTATCATCATCAAAAAAAAGACCTGCTTTGATAATCTCACCTGACATATATAATAAAGAATCGGATGTAGTCATTGCTTTCATAACAAGCAAAATGAATCTAAAATATCGAATCGATGATTATAAAATATCTGAATGGAAAAAAGCAAATTTACCGAAACCTTCAATGATACGAATGAAATTTGCGACAATCGATAAATCCGTTATTATTAAAAAACTTGGTAGATTATTGGAAAAAGATAGAAAAAAATTCGGCGGATTATTGATCGATTTTTTCACAAACAAATAAATTTTTATCCAAAGATTTTTATAATAACATTGACAGATATTTGCATATTTTTTTCAAAAAATCCGGAAAATATGGAAGAAATGAGAAATGAATGAAGAAAATCGATTTACATATTCACACGAATTGTTCTGATGGAATATATTCCCCTGAACAGATACTGGAATTAGCCAGAGCAGATTTTTATGATGTGATTTCCATTACCGATCACGATACTCTCGACGGTTATAAAATCGCCCGAAAGTTAATTAATAATTACAAATTTGAGTTAATATCCGGAGTTGAGATAAGCAGTCTTTATCAAGGCATAGATGTTCATATTCTTGCTTATAATTTTGATCCGGAAAACAGGGAACTGATCGATCAATTAGATTTTATCCAAAAAGGAAGGTTTATCAGAGCAAAAAAAATCCTGAAAAAATTAAAATTCATGGGAATCGATATCGATTTCGAGAGAATCAGACAAATTGCCGGAGAGAACGATCTAATTGGCAGACCACACATTGGCAGAGCTTTGATCGAAACCAAACATTGCAGTAATATGAAGGAAGTTTTTGAAATTTATCTGGGAGAAGATTGTCCCGCTTATGTTCCAAAACCGGCTCCCAAAGTTAAGAAAGTCATTAAACTCATCAAAAAGGTCGGAGGAATTTCAGTGCTCGCTCATCCCTACACCCTCGGTGATGATCGGATAATTTTTGATTTTATCGAAATGGGTTTGGATGGAATCGAGGTTTTCTATGCCAAGCACAATGAAGACAAAATAAGTAATTATAACGAGATCGCTCAAAAGAACAACTTGATCAGAACCGGAGGCAGCGATTTTCATGGTGAGAACAGTTATGATCATTTCGGTGAGTACAGCGCCCCAGAATTTGTTTATGATGAGATCATGAAAAGCAGAAAAACTAATGAATAAAATCGAAACTTTAATAAATATTAATCAGAAAAAAGGATTCCCAAGAACTTACAGGTTCAATCCGTTTGTCCGCTGGTTCACCTTGTTATTAGGATTGTCAGTGATTGGCTGGGCGATTTTTCTGATCTTTACTAAAATCGGTCTGGAAACAAAATTTTTCTTTAAGCTCGCTCCTTTTTTAATTATTTTTTTCGCTGCAAATTCCGTGATGAGAAACCTGTTTTCCCTGAATACCATTTTATTTAAAAAAGATAAGATCGTATTTCGTTTTATCGGCAGAAAATCAACTTCCATTTACTGGTCTTCCCTCAAAAAAATGGAACTCGATGATGGTAAGCATAAGCTGATAGTTCTGACCTATATGGATAATACTAACGAGAAAAAATTCAGTTTCACGCTTTCTTTTCCCAATATGATGGAAATTGTGA is a window from the Candidatus Cloacimonadota bacterium genome containing:
- a CDS encoding type II toxin-antitoxin system PemK/MazF family toxin; its protein translation is MIYKKWDIILVPFPFTDLSSSKKRPALIISPDIYNKESDVVIAFITSKMNLKYRIDDYKISEWKKANLPKPSMIRMKFATIDKSVIIKKLGRLLEKDRKKFGGLLIDFFTNK
- a CDS encoding PHP domain-containing protein, which gives rise to MKKIDLHIHTNCSDGIYSPEQILELARADFYDVISITDHDTLDGYKIARKLINNYKFELISGVEISSLYQGIDVHILAYNFDPENRELIDQLDFIQKGRFIRAKKILKKLKFMGIDIDFERIRQIAGENDLIGRPHIGRALIETKHCSNMKEVFEIYLGEDCPAYVPKPAPKVKKVIKLIKKVGGISVLAHPYTLGDDRIIFDFIEMGLDGIEVFYAKHNEDKISNYNEIAQKNNLIRTGGSDFHGENSYDHFGEYSAPEFVYDEIMKSRKTNE